A segment of the Acidiferrobacteraceae bacterium genome:
AGGCGCACCAGGTCCTGGCCAAGCATGATGAGAAATATATGCCGCCGGAAGTGGCCGACGCGCTCAAACGGGCCGGGAAGACACCGACGGGGGCGCCAGCCAAGTGAAGAAATTTCTTGTCCCGGTGGGGATCTTCGCCGTCGTCGGCGGCCTGCTGTTCTTCGCCCTGATCCGTATGCAGACAGGGGACTATTCGCCACGCACCGTCCCGTCGCCACTGATAGGCAAACCGGTCCCCGCATTCAAACTGACACGCCTGGATGCACCGGGAAAGACCATCACGCCCCAGGATCTGTACGGGCGGGTGTATCTTCTCAACGTCTGGGCGTCCTGGTGCGTGGCCTGCCGCGAGGAACACCCGGTGTTGATGGAAATCTCCCGCTCCCATCTCGTCCCCCTCATCGGTCTGAATTACAAGGACCAGGATGCGGATGCACGGGCGGTCCTGAAACAGCGCGGCAATCCCTACGAGATGA
Coding sequences within it:
- a CDS encoding DsbE family thiol:disulfide interchange protein, which encodes MKKFLVPVGIFAVVGGLLFFALIRMQTGDYSPRTVPSPLIGKPVPAFKLTRLDAPGKTITPQDLYGRVYLLNVWASWCVACREEHPVLMEISRSHLVPLIGLNYKDQDADARAVLKQRGNPYEMILRDPNGRAGINLGVYGVPETFLIDGKGVIRYKFIGPITDSAIAKTLMPLVRRYSSSASGTNT